The sequence GTCGCAGTATAGATATGATGTTTATACACCAGGTTATGCAACAAGGTCTAATAAAGCTTTTTCATTGCTCATACAAAGCAGGTTGTGGCGGGAACAATAATGATCAGTAATGGCTAAGATAAAGGGGAGGTGGCTCCTCCCCCTGGTTTGATGGTGGTTAATCAGTTGTTGTTTGAGGCCATCAGCCCCTGATTAATATCAATCAAATCCTGTTCGGTGAGTGAGCCCACGGCTTTTTTCAGTTCCAGTGAGCTGATGATGAAATCATAACGTGCATTGGCCAGGTCCCGTTTGGCACTGAATACATTACGGGTACTGTTAAGCACATCAACAATAGTACGGGTACCCACTTCAAAACCAGCTTCGGTGGCCCTCAGTGCGCTCTCTGCAGACACTACGGCCTGTTCCAGCGCTTCAGTGGTGGAGATGGCGGCAATGATATCGTTATAAGCGCTACGAACCGAGCGGATGGTTGAACGATGTGCCAGTTCAAGATCTTCACTGGTAGCCACATAGTTGTATCTGGCCTGATCTACCTGAGCACTGGTGCGTCCTCCTGAGTACAGGGGAATGCTCAGGTTCAGTCCAATTGAGCTACCATCGGTTGAAGGTAAGCTGTTTTCGATACCAGAAGCTTCGATATCACTTTTGCTGCCTTCATAGCGACCACGCAGAGACAGTGTCGGGAGGTGACCAGAGCGGGCTGAACGGATATCGTCCTGAGAAATATCTTTGGCTAACTTGGCGGCGAGTAACTCCAGATTCTGATCTTCAGCGATATTTACCCAATGACGAGGGTCTTGCGGTGAAGGACGACTCGGTGAGAAGTTCTCGGTATTCAGCACAGCCAGTTCATCATGGTACTTGCCGGTAATAGCGCGAAGCTCTTCAAGACGCAATTCCACATCATTTTCGGCGCGAATCTGTTGTGCTACGGTACTGTCGTAGTTGGCCTGCGCTTCATGCACATCGGTAATGGCTGTCAGGCCAACTGCAAAGCGTTGCTTGGTCTGTTCAAGCTGTCTTTCGATGGCGTTTTTCTCGGCTTTGACAAACTCGAGACTGTCTATGGCCCTCAATACAGCAAGGTAGGCTGTGGTAGTGCGCAGAATCAGATCCTGAACCTCGTTTGAGTAGGACACTTCTGCCTGACGGGCAACTTTCTCTGCTCTGTCCATCAGAATCCAGTTGTTATGGTCATACAATGACAGATCCAATTGCAGCCCCCAACTGGTGGTATCAGTATCGGATTCAATGATTACGATACCGCTTTCCTGGAAGTTAACCCGTTCGTCTGTCGCCATCGAGTAACCGGCAGATGCCGATATTTGTGGTAATAACGATGCACGGTTAATGGCTATGCCTTGTTCGGCAGCCTGCTGCTGAGCCTTGGCTTTATTGACAGTCGGGTCATTTTTCAGCGCTAATTGGTAAACCTGGTGAAGATCATCGGCGTAGGCCTGTGAGGTAAAACTAAAACCTACAAGTAGCGCCAGCAGTGATTTTTTCATGTATGTTCCTAACATTTTTCTGAACCGCCAGTGTAAAGTAAACGGGGGCGTTTATTTTCTTAGTGTATCAAAGTTTAAGTGATTCAGGCGCTCACTTTAACCCTTTTCAGGTAACAGCGCGTGACCAAGTGTAACAGAATATGTGGGCTATTTTTGTCTGAACTGATACTGCCTTATGTTAGGCTTGGATCAAAGAGCAGAATAGAGTAAGTGCAGGGTATCGGCGATGAAATCAATTAGCAGTTTTACCTCTGAGGATGTGCAGATTGACGAGCGGGAAGAGGTCTATAAGGGGTTCTTCCGGTTGCACAGGTACCGTCTGCGGCACCGGCTATTTGCCGGTGGCTGGAGTGATACTATGGTCAGAGAACTGTTTGAACGAGGCACTGCGGTCTCTGTCTTGCCTTATGATCCAAAGCGCGACGAACTGGTATTGATTGAGCAGTTTCGTATTGGCGCCATGCAAACCAGCCCATCGCCCTGGCTCTACGAATGTGTGGCCGGTAATATTGAACCCGGTGAAGCCCCTGAGGAGGTTTGTCGCCGCGAAGCGCAGGAGGAAGCCGGGCTGGAGCTGGGGCGTTTATATCCGATGCTAAGTTACTTATCCAGCCCCGGTGGTACCTCTGAGCGACTTTATTTGTATATGGCAGAGTGCGATTCAAGCTGTGCACAGGGGATTTACGGGGTTGACGAGGAACATGAGGATATTCGTGTGGTCAGGATGAAATCCGATGACGCATTGAAAATGCTCGGAGAAGGACAGATTGATAACGCTGCAGCGGTAATTTCGTTACAATGGTTTGCCCTGCATAAGCAAAAAGTACTGGATAACTGGCGTAAATGACGGTGATTGAGCAGCGAAAGCGAAAAAAGTATGTGCCCAGCCTGGCAAACCTGCAGGCGGTCTGTGCAGCCAACTACGGCCGATTACAGAGGTTGTTGCCGCAGGTGGACGAGCAGAACATGGCCTATTGTTTTGCGGCCGGTAACAACATTAGCTATGCCATCGTTATCCAGCAGTGCGAGCCTTACACTACCACGCTGGAAATGCGCCAGGTCAGCTCTGCGCTGCCGGACTATCTGCAGCCAGTGATGCAGATCCGTCTCTATCATGACGCTCGTCTGGCTGAGGTGCTGGGGTTCCAGCATATGGGCAAGTTCCGGCCCAGCTACCAATACCCCAATCAACTGATGCACCAGAAAAATGAGAAAGAACTGGTTAACCATTTTCTTGGTGAATGGCTGGGGTTCTGTCTGCGCAATCCTTCCTCTTCCACCGTCAGTCCCTGACAATACCGGAAAGCCTTTTTGACCGCCTCAGATTCCTGTGTACGGGTGATACAGATAAGCGACTGTCATCTGTTTGCTGATATTGAGCGCAGCGGTTATCTGAAGATCAACCCCTATACCAGTCTGCAAAAGGTACTGGCGTGCGTGAGGGACCTTGAGCCTGAGCTGGTGCTGGTGACCGGGGATCTCAGTGGTGATCTGTCTGAATCCGGGTATCGTCATTTTCAAACCTTGTGGCAACAGGCCGGGATCCCGGCAGCCATGCATATTATTCCCGGTAATCATGATCAACCGGCACTGCTAAGGCAGTTTTTTGGCAGCGAAATGAGCTGGTTACAAAGATCGCTGAAACTGGACAACTGGCATCTGCATGCTCTGGACAGCCATTATCAGGGCACACTGGGGTATGTTGATAAGGAACAACTGTCAAAGCTGAAAGGCAGGGTAAATGCTGCGCCAGATGTTTTTCATCTGGTGGCAGTACATCATCATCCCGTTGCCTGTAACAGCTGGATGGACAAACACCAATGGTGTAACCGTGAGGCCTTTCTGGCGCTGTTGGATGAATTGCCGCAGATCAGACTGGTGATCCATGGTCATGTGCATGCGGATTTGAGCTGGCAGCATGGCAACAGTCAGATTCTGGCCTGTCCGTCTACCTGCTGGCAATGGCGACACACCGAGGAATTTGCCGTGGATGACAAAGCACCGGGGCTGCGTCTGCTGGAGCTTGGTCAAAAGGGCACATTTAACACCCGTATCATCAGAGTGAGTAACAGATGAGTAATCAGGTAATGATTTATCTGCATGGCTTTTTAAGCTCGCCCAAATCGGTCAAGGCGAATCAGATGTGTGCCTTTATGGCAGAGCGTCATTCTCAGGTTGAACTGGAAGTGCCGCAACTGGCCAATTTCCCCGCCCAGGCACTTGAGCAGGCCTGCGCGGTGGCTGAGCGGCATCAGGGTAAGGAGCTGGCCTTTGTGGGCAGCTCCATGGGCGGCTTTCTGGCGACTCATCTTGCCAACAGATTCGGCGGTCGTGCCGTGCTGATTAATCCGGCGGTGCATCCTCATTTGTTGTTGCGTGATATGCTGGGTAGCCATCAGAATCCCTACACCGGCGAGTGCTTTGTTCTCACCAATGCTCATGTACAGGAGTTGCAACAACTGGATATCAGGCATATCAATAAGCCGGATAACCTGTGGGTGTTGTTACAAAGCGGTGATGAAACGCTGGATTATCGTCTGGCCCTGGATCTGTATCAGGATTGCCGCATCACGCTGGAGCAGGGCGGCAGCCACGCCTTTGATGGCTTTGAACGTTATCTGGCCGATATTGCCGGCTTTGTATGGGCAAAGCCCGGGTGAGTTGGTAACATCAACCTGTAACGCCGCCATCGGTCTGTAGTTAAACCAGCGGTGTTGACTAAAACAATAACAACGCTTTCAACAAGATGATTCAGCATGTCCAATCAAAGTTATAACGCACAAGCCATTGAAGTTCTGAGCGGTCTGGAGCCGGTAAAACGTCGTCCCGGGATGTATACCGATACCACCCGACCCAACCACCTCAGCCAGGAAGTGATCGATAACAGTGTGGATGAAGCGCTGGCCGGTCATGCCAGCGATATTAAAGTGATATTGCATGAGGATCAGTCACTGGAAGTGATTGACGATGGCCGCGGTATGCCGGTGGATATTCATCCGGAACATGGCATCAGTGGTGTCGAGCTGATCATGACCAAGCTCCATGCCGGCGGTAAGTTCTCGAATAAAAACTATCAGTATTCCGGCGGTTTGCATGGCGTCGGCCTGTCTGTGGTCAACGCCCTTTCAAAACGGGTTGATATTACCGTTCGCCGGGATGCACAGGTTTATCAGATGGCCTTTGAGAACGGCGATAAAGTGGCGGAACTGGAGGTGGTGGACAGTTGCGGTAAACGCAATACAGGCACCCGGGTACGATTCTGGCCTGATGCCCAGTATTTTGATTCATCCAAATTTTCGGTAACCAAACTACTGCATGTGCTCAGGGCCAAGGCGGTGCTTTGTCCGGGCCTGAGAATTCGGTTTGAAGATAAAGTCAGCAAGGAATCCCATGAGTGGTTTTTTGAAGACGGATTAAAAGATTATCTGTACCAGTCGGTCAAGGCCTACCCTTGTGTACCTGAAGATGCGCCTTTTGTAGGCGCCTTCTCAGGTAACCATGAAGCCGCTGACTGGGCGGTGATCTGGCTGCCCGAGGGCGGCGAATTGATCACCGAAAGCTATGTAAACCTGATTCCTACTACGCAGGGCGGTACCCATGTAAACGGGCTGCGTCAGGGACTTCTGGAGTCCATGCGTGAATTCTGTGAGTTTCGTAATCTGCTGCCCAGGGGCGTCAAACTGACCCCGGAAGATATCTGGGACAGATGCAGTTATATTCTTTCCACTAAAATGCAGGATCCGCAATTTGCCGGTCAGACCAAAGAGCGCTTGTCTTCCCGTCAGGCTTCGGCCTTTGTCTCAGGTGTGGTCAAAGATGCCTTCAGTTTGTGGCTGAACCAGCATACCGAAGTGGCCGAACAACTGGCGCAGATCTGCATCAGCCATGCGCAGAAACGGCTGCGACAGAATAAGAAAATCGAACGTAAAAAAGTCACTCAGGGCCCGGCGCTGCCCGGTAAGCTCACTGATTGCACTACTCAGGATAATAATCGTTCAGAGTTATTTCTGGTGGAAGGCGACTCGGCCGGCGGCTCGGCCAAACAGGCCAGAGACAGAGAGTTTCAGGCGGTGATGCCGCTCCGGGGTAAGATTCTTAACACCTGGGAAGTGGAATCGGCACAGGTGCTGGGTTCCAATGAAATTCACGATATCTCTGTGGCGCTGGGCATCGATCCTGACTCAGAGGATCTGTCCGGATTGCGCTATCACAAAATCTGCATACTGGCTGACGCCGACTCAGACGGCCTGCATATCGCCACCTTGCTGTGCGCCTTGTTTGTGCGCCATTTCCGCTCACTGGTTAATCACGGCCATGTGTATGTGGCCATGCCGCCATTGTTCAGAATCGATGTGGACAAAGAAGTATATTACGCCCTTGATGAGGGTGAGAAACAGGGCATTTTAGATCGTATCGAAGCGGAGAAAAAACGCGGCAAGGTCAATGTGCAGCGCTTTAAGGGCCTGGGCGAAATGAACCCTATACAGCTGCGCGAAACCACCATGGATCCCAATACCCGCCGCCTGGTGCAACTGACAGTGGACGACGATATCAGCACCATGGAGCTGATGGATATGTTACTGGCTAAGAAACGCGCCCCGGACCGAAAAACCTGGCTGGAAAGCAAAGGCAATCTGGTAGAGATAGAGGTCTAGCGGCTTTTTCCTGAGGTGATGCCGGATCCGGATCGCTGAGGTAAAAAATGCGTCTTTTAAACTACAGGCGTGGTCAATATAATGGCATCCACGCTTGGTTTAATGTTACGAGTTGATGATTCCCCGCCCTTTAATTAATAGGTATTCCGGTTTTGCAGATTCAGAGTGAGCAAGGCGTTTTTCTCCGCGCGCTGCCTGGTGTTAACCAATGACATGGTTCAAGGGTTTGTCGCGGTTGCTCATCGCCATTAGCCTACTATTGGTGGCGGGACTGGCTATTTTGCTGGTACTGATTATCGATACTCAGCCGCTGGTGGAAGCCAATAGTGCCGCGCAGGTAGAGGAAGCGGATTCAGTGGCACTGCTTTTACCACAACTTCGAAATGCCTACGCCCGCAGTCAGCATCCTCAGGTCCTGAGTATCAGTGCAGAGCAACTCGACAGCCTGGCTGGTGTTGTGCAGCGGGCACGGGCGGGCGTTCGTGGCCAGGTGAATATCACTCAGGATGCGGGACTACTGGCAGTAAGCTATAAACTGCCCTTCCCGGGGACTTACCTTAATCTCAATGCTGAGCTCAAAGCCGGTAAGGGTATACAGTTAGGCACTATGCAATTAGGCAGTCTCAATCTGCCCGGTGACTGGGTGTTGTCACTGGTCAGTAAGCTGGTGGACTGGAAGCTGGACGCTGATATTGCCAGTGCGCTGCTTGATCGAGTCCGTCAGGTTGATATCAGCAACAGCGCCGTGGCCATCAGACTGGCCCCTTTTGCGGATTTATTGCAGGAGCTAAGAGAGCTTCCGCCCTCTGCGCTGTCGCCTGAAGATGCCCGGAAACAACAGCGGGTGCACCATTATCTGGGCATGCTTGATAAGCTTCAGATGCCGGGTTCTGACACTGTGTCTTTGCATTATTATCTGCAACCGTTGTTTGCTGAAGCGCTCAGGCGCAGTACCGGAGCAGATGCTGTTGAGGAAAATGAGAGCGCGTTGCTGGCATTGGCTATCTATACCGGTAATCGTCATTTTGCCCGGTTTGTCGGCATAGAGGCGCTGCCGCGTAATGGGCATCGTGTCAACATTGTGCTCTCAGACAGACAGGATCTGCATCTGCATTTTGTTTACTCTGTGGCCATTAAGCTGCTCTCTGATCAGGGTATCAGCATAGCCGTCGGTGAATTTAAAGAGCTGATGGACAGAGGCGAGGGTGGCAGTGGTTACAGCTTTGTAGACCTGGCGGCGGATATGGCCGGGGTCAGACTGGCGAAAATGGCACTGGAGCCGGATACTGCAGAGCTGATCCAGCGGCGACTGGCACAGGCAGAGGATGAGTCGGTGTTCTTCCCGCAGGTTCTGGACTTGCCAGAAGGGATGGACAAAGAGGAATTTGCCCGTCGCTTTGAGGCAGTAGACAGTCCCGCCTACCAGCAACTGGTGAACAAGATCCGTGAGCGATTAGATACACTGGCGCTTTACCAGCCATGAAACATGGCTAACAGCAGCGCTGAATTGGCTCAAGATATTGCAAAACCGGTGCACAGTCAGGATGATATGCCCCGTTAAACGTCGTGTCGCACAATACTGAATCTACAAGGAGCACCATTGGAATTCTGGCTGGATAAAATTTTTACCTTTATGCTGACTCACAAGCTGGTGACCACCCTGCTGCTGCTGTTTGTGATGCTGGGCATCAAACGTCTGATTGTGCGGCTGGTGCGAAGAAGAGGGAAAAAGCGGGCAGAAGACAAGCGCCCGGCGGTTAATGCGATTAAGAATGTCAGCAATATGTTGCTGGTGGTATTTATCCTGGTGCTCTGGTCAGCAGAGGTACAGACTCTGGCCTTTTCCATTGCCGCCTTTATGGTCGCCATCGTGCTGGCCATGCGTGAATATATTCAGTGCTTCACCGGTTTTATCTATGCCACCAGTGCACGTATGTTCCGGGTCGGTGACTGGATCCAGGTAGGTGATCATTACGGTGAAGTGATTGAATCAGACTGGCTGAGTCTGACCTTGCTTGAAGTGCATATGGAAACCTATGAATATTCAGGCAAAACCCTGAATGTACCCAACAACCTGTTGATCACGCGACCGGTTAAAAACCTCAATTTCCTGAAGCGTTATTCGACCCACTCTTTTATTCTGACCCGTGATCAGAGTGTCAATGTGTTTGCCTTTAAGGAGCAGCTACAGGAAAAAGCCCGCTCTTACTGTGAGCATTTTCATGATGTGGCGTTGCGCTACAATAATCTTATCGAAAAACGTCTGGATGTGAATATTTCCGGGCCGGATCCTGCTATCCGCATTACCACCAGCCATCTCGGTGATACGGAGACCCGTATTACTATTTTCTGCCCTACCGATCAGGCCATAGATATTGAGCAGAAAATTACCGAAGACTTTATGCAGCTATGGTTTGCCAGCCGTGATGCCAAAGAGCCGCTACCGCAGCCGGATGAATAACTTAAAGGCGTATTTTGTAAATCTAAGCTAATTCTAACGATTAACACTCTGATTATTCAGGTGAATCGGTCAATTTAGGCCTGTATGGTGTGAGTAAATTTTCAGATTGTACGATTCTTGTACTTTTTCTGATTTGAGGTTTTGATTGGACTTTATCTTTATATTCACTTGAAACAGTAAGTTACAAATCATAGCCGCCAGAAATCAGTTTATACTCTGCTTTTTTCAGGCTTATGCTTGTAAAAGCAGAGCTTTAAAGCTGAGGCCAGTCCTAACGGTTATTTAATGCTTCACTCTGGTACCTTATTAAACCATTCCCGCAGTTCAATCAGCTCTTTATCCCGTTGCCAGTCACGCAACTCAAGTTCAAAAGGATTGCTGAGCTGGATAGAGCTGATATCGGATTCTACCCATTCAGGCACCGGGTAGGTTTTCAGTTCAGGTGTAAATGCCGGTGGCAAACGGCAGTGATAGACCCGCAAACCGGAATCTGTCTGACCCAGATAGCGCCCCACTTCCACATTAAAGCCGGTTTGCTCCCAGGTATGCCGGTGCGCAGTGCACTGGGCTGATTCTCCGTTCTGACCCGCGCCACCGGGGATATCAAGGCCGGAGGAATGTCGGTTAGCTGTAGTTACAAGCCATTTGTCGATTTTGATTAGGCAGGCTGCTCCGCCGACGTTACTCTCCCGCTGCTGAGCTTCTACCCTGCACATTGGCTGCGACGGGGGCTCACTGCTGCAGGAAAAGAGCAACACAGAGGTACACAGAAGTAATCTTTTTTGCAATTGGGTACGTACAGTTCAGGAATTTAGCGCCTATGGTAGTATAAGCGCCCCCTGCAGGCTATCACTTGCATTAAGGCTTCTTTGATTTTTAGTACGGTTCAGCCAGGTGCCAAACCGGTTGCACCAATTTTCACCAGAAAAGGGCTTTGAGCCAGATGGCAAAGAAATTTACGATTTCACCTGTTTTGATTTTGTTGCTGATGGTATCGGCGGTTACTGTCTATTTGTATCTTCAACCTGAAGAAGCTGAGCCTTCGCGGCAGATGAGCGCAGTGCCGGTAACGGTTGCAGAGGCAACGCAACAGGATTTTGCGGTAGTGGTCGAGGCATTGGGCACGGCGACGGCCAATGAGGCCGTGCAGATTACCGCTCAGCAAAGCGAGGTTATTGCCCGTATCGGTTTCGATGATGGCGATATGGTGGAAAAAGGGCAGTTGTTGGTGCAACTCAATGACCGGGAAGAAAAAGCCCGTGTCAGTGAGCTGGAAATCAATTTACAGGAAGCCAAAAGACAACTGCAGCGTATTACTAATCTGGCCCGCGAGAATGCCACCTCTGCCCAGTTGTTGGATGAGCAGGAAGCCCGCGTGAATGCCCTTAAGGCCCAGCTTGAAGTGTCCAAATCGCAGTTGGCAGAGCTCGAGATCAGAGCGCCGTTCGCCGGCAAACTGGGGATCCGCCGGGTCAGTAATGGTGCGCTGGTGCGCCCTGGCGATCTGATCACCACACTGGATGATCTGAGCAAGGTCAAGGTGGATTTCAGTATCGCCGAGCGTCATCTGTCAGATGTGGCCAAGGGCCTGCCGATTTCGGCAACTACGGTGGCCTATCCCGGCGTTGTGTTTCGCGGGCAGATAATCAGCATGGACTCAAGGCTGGATCCGGTAACCCGTTCAGTGCAGGTCAGGGCCCTGGTGGACAACCCCGAACTGCGTCTGCGCCCAGGTATGTTGTTGCAAATTCTGTTGCAAAAACAGGTGCTCAATACCCTGGTGTTGCCGGAAAGTGCTCTGATTCCGATTCAGGATCAGCAATTTGTCTATGTTGTTGGTGATGATAGTAAAGTTCAGAAACGGGAAGTAAAAATTGGCCGCCGCAAGCCCGGGCTGGTACAGGTGGTATCCGGTCTTGATGCCGGTGATCGGGTAGTGGTGGAAGGGGCGCTCAAGCTCGGTGATGGTATGCTTGTTAACGTGCTGGAGCCATAACTATGCTGTTATCGGATCTCTCTGTAAAAAGGCCGGTATTTGCCTCTGTTGTTAACCTGCTGCTGATTGTCTTTGGTATTGTCGCCATCACTAAGTTGTCTCTGCGCGAGTACCCTGATGTAGAGACGCCCATTGTTTCAATCAGCACCAATTATCCCGGTGCGTCGGCCTCGATAATTGAAACCCGTATTACCCAGTTGCTTGAAGATCGTATCAGCGGTATCGAAGGCATCAAGAACATCAACTCCAGCAGCCGCAATGGCCGCTCTTCCATCAGTATTGAATTTCATCTGTATCGCGATATTGATGCGGCGGCCAATGATGTGCGCGAACGGGTCAGCCGGGCGCTGAATAACCTTCCGGCTCAGGCCGATCCACCTGAAGTGTATAAATCGGACTCCGACGAAGATGTGGTGGTCTGGTATAATCTGCGCAGCGACAATATGTCAGTGATGGAGCTGACCGATTATGCTGATCGCTATGTGGTGGACCGCCTTGCGGTAGCCGATGGGGTGGCCAGGGTCAGAATTGGCGGCGGACGAACCTACGCCATGAAAGTCTGGCTGGATCGCAATGCTATGGCCGCCCGTAACGTGACGGTGGAAGATATCGAGCAGGTGATCCGCTCCGAAAATGTGGAACTACCCGCCGGAGAGATAGAGTC comes from Lacimicrobium alkaliphilum and encodes:
- a CDS encoding DUF1249 domain-containing protein: MTVIEQRKRKKYVPSLANLQAVCAANYGRLQRLLPQVDEQNMAYCFAAGNNISYAIVIQQCEPYTTTLEMRQVSSALPDYLQPVMQIRLYHDARLAEVLGFQHMGKFRPSYQYPNQLMHQKNEKELVNHFLGEWLGFCLRNPSSSTVSP
- the tolC gene encoding outer membrane channel protein TolC — translated: MKKSLLALLVGFSFTSQAYADDLHQVYQLALKNDPTVNKAKAQQQAAEQGIAINRASLLPQISASAGYSMATDERVNFQESGIVIIESDTDTTSWGLQLDLSLYDHNNWILMDRAEKVARQAEVSYSNEVQDLILRTTTAYLAVLRAIDSLEFVKAEKNAIERQLEQTKQRFAVGLTAITDVHEAQANYDSTVAQQIRAENDVELRLEELRAITGKYHDELAVLNTENFSPSRPSPQDPRHWVNIAEDQNLELLAAKLAKDISQDDIRSARSGHLPTLSLRGRYEGSKSDIEASGIENSLPSTDGSSIGLNLSIPLYSGGRTSAQVDQARYNYVATSEDLELAHRSTIRSVRSAYNDIIAAISTTEALEQAVVSAESALRATEAGFEVGTRTIVDVLNSTRNVFSAKRDLANARYDFIISSLELKKAVGSLTEQDLIDINQGLMASNNN
- a CDS encoding metallophosphoesterase family protein; the protein is MTASDSCVRVIQISDCHLFADIERSGYLKINPYTSLQKVLACVRDLEPELVLVTGDLSGDLSESGYRHFQTLWQQAGIPAAMHIIPGNHDQPALLRQFFGSEMSWLQRSLKLDNWHLHALDSHYQGTLGYVDKEQLSKLKGRVNAAPDVFHLVAVHHHPVACNSWMDKHQWCNREAFLALLDELPQIRLVIHGHVHADLSWQHGNSQILACPSTCWQWRHTEEFAVDDKAPGLRLLELGQKGTFNTRIIRVSNR
- a CDS encoding mechanosensitive ion channel family protein, with the protein product MEFWLDKIFTFMLTHKLVTTLLLLFVMLGIKRLIVRLVRRRGKKRAEDKRPAVNAIKNVSNMLLVVFILVLWSAEVQTLAFSIAAFMVAIVLAMREYIQCFTGFIYATSARMFRVGDWIQVGDHYGEVIESDWLSLTLLEVHMETYEYSGKTLNVPNNLLITRPVKNLNFLKRYSTHSFILTRDQSVNVFAFKEQLQEKARSYCEHFHDVALRYNNLIEKRLDVNISGPDPAIRITTSHLGDTETRITIFCPTDQAIDIEQKITEDFMQLWFASRDAKEPLPQPDE
- the nudF gene encoding ADP-ribose diphosphatase, whose product is MKSISSFTSEDVQIDEREEVYKGFFRLHRYRLRHRLFAGGWSDTMVRELFERGTAVSVLPYDPKRDELVLIEQFRIGAMQTSPSPWLYECVAGNIEPGEAPEEVCRREAQEEAGLELGRLYPMLSYLSSPGGTSERLYLYMAECDSSCAQGIYGVDEEHEDIRVVRMKSDDALKMLGEGQIDNAAAVISLQWFALHKQKVLDNWRK
- a CDS encoding NUDIX domain-containing protein — translated: MCRVEAQQRESNVGGAACLIKIDKWLVTTANRHSSGLDIPGGAGQNGESAQCTAHRHTWEQTGFNVEVGRYLGQTDSGLRVYHCRLPPAFTPELKTYPVPEWVESDISSIQLSNPFELELRDWQRDKELIELREWFNKVPE
- a CDS encoding efflux RND transporter periplasmic adaptor subunit, which produces MAKKFTISPVLILLLMVSAVTVYLYLQPEEAEPSRQMSAVPVTVAEATQQDFAVVVEALGTATANEAVQITAQQSEVIARIGFDDGDMVEKGQLLVQLNDREEKARVSELEINLQEAKRQLQRITNLARENATSAQLLDEQEARVNALKAQLEVSKSQLAELEIRAPFAGKLGIRRVSNGALVRPGDLITTLDDLSKVKVDFSIAERHLSDVAKGLPISATTVAYPGVVFRGQIISMDSRLDPVTRSVQVRALVDNPELRLRPGMLLQILLQKQVLNTLVLPESALIPIQDQQFVYVVGDDSKVQKREVKIGRRKPGLVQVVSGLDAGDRVVVEGALKLGDGMLVNVLEP
- the parE gene encoding DNA topoisomerase IV subunit B, producing MSNQSYNAQAIEVLSGLEPVKRRPGMYTDTTRPNHLSQEVIDNSVDEALAGHASDIKVILHEDQSLEVIDDGRGMPVDIHPEHGISGVELIMTKLHAGGKFSNKNYQYSGGLHGVGLSVVNALSKRVDITVRRDAQVYQMAFENGDKVAELEVVDSCGKRNTGTRVRFWPDAQYFDSSKFSVTKLLHVLRAKAVLCPGLRIRFEDKVSKESHEWFFEDGLKDYLYQSVKAYPCVPEDAPFVGAFSGNHEAADWAVIWLPEGGELITESYVNLIPTTQGGTHVNGLRQGLLESMREFCEFRNLLPRGVKLTPEDIWDRCSYILSTKMQDPQFAGQTKERLSSRQASAFVSGVVKDAFSLWLNQHTEVAEQLAQICISHAQKRLRQNKKIERKKVTQGPALPGKLTDCTTQDNNRSELFLVEGDSAGGSAKQARDREFQAVMPLRGKILNTWEVESAQVLGSNEIHDISVALGIDPDSEDLSGLRYHKICILADADSDGLHIATLLCALFVRHFRSLVNHGHVYVAMPPLFRIDVDKEVYYALDEGEKQGILDRIEAEKKRGKVNVQRFKGLGEMNPIQLRETTMDPNTRRLVQLTVDDDISTMELMDMLLAKKRAPDRKTWLESKGNLVEIEV
- a CDS encoding YqiA/YcfP family alpha/beta fold hydrolase encodes the protein MSNQVMIYLHGFLSSPKSVKANQMCAFMAERHSQVELEVPQLANFPAQALEQACAVAERHQGKELAFVGSSMGGFLATHLANRFGGRAVLINPAVHPHLLLRDMLGSHQNPYTGECFVLTNAHVQELQQLDIRHINKPDNLWVLLQSGDETLDYRLALDLYQDCRITLEQGGSHAFDGFERYLADIAGFVWAKPG